The window AATCATAACTAAAACGGAGATCGATATAAACCTGTTTTTGAATCTCTATTTTGTGAAACTACAATTATTCAAAATACGTTTATATCATGAATAAAATCAAGAAGAGTTTATTTCAATCGATACGTTCTTAAACACAGATAGATATCCTCTTCATAACATGATTTATTCTTAATGTAGATAATTATAGGATCTGGAGTCTGGACAGTCGACAGATCTCTTTACCTATATAGCTTAGTCCCTCGTATTTTTTCGAAAAAGCGGGTCCGGTATCTTGCAGTAGATAGCGCGAGGCAAGAGTTTGTGCGTCCAGACCAACTAGGCAGGGTGCAAGATATGACATGCATGCGGCCTTTTTGTCTCACTCTTTTGCATGTAACCGCAAACACAGGAGTACAATTTATATGATGGGTTTTGTTCCATAGCTCCCTATCCTATATAAGCTTTAACCAACACATAATTTCGGAATCgttagatttgaattttaaGGGTGTAgattcaaactttttttttgctatcaGCGGATCGGATTTCTTCCTTTtcgcggaaaattatagcggatgacaaaaaaaaattatttgaatttggaCCCTTGAAACATAGATCTGACCTCCTTGATTGTGTATGTTATATAAACTCTCCCCGGCAACCAGTTGCCGGAGACCAGGACCCTTATATGAAATGACATGTTACCTTAATGAAACCTTCGCGATATTATAACTATCACTGCTACTATAAGTCTAAAACTATATACAATTTCATAAATTAGTTTGGTGCATTATCAGGGGCGTATCTTGACACAAAATCTTAGGGAGTATCAAGCAAATTTTcggaaattatttatatattttcaaattttgggaGACACTTctgtaattttgtaaaatttcgaATGatggaaaaaatgtaaaaaaaaaaatttatgatttctAGACATGGACAAGTCAATAGCACCATAATTGATCAAAATCAAAGTTAGCTCCCATTACAATAACCCATGTATATAATTACATTATCATTCCCGCAATCTATCTGTTCGGTTAGTCCAATAATCCAGAATAAAATGTTATTCTGAAAACATTGCGGGGAATGtgtgaagtgaaaaacaagAAAGGGGGTAGAGAATCACGTGCAGTGAAATGTACTCAAAGCCGTTGTGCACGTGCCGTGAGCTGTATTGTGCAGGCGCATCTTCACCGACCTGAAGAAATGGATTTGGAGCTTCTGGCTCGTGGCTTGTGGCTAACCACGGATGTTTACACAACTAGCGTGCCCCCACATTTCGTTGTCCAGTCATAGGCTACTCTTGACTTTTCCCTCCAAACTCTTTCCATCCCATGCCAAACACATTTACATTTCATAACTAATTCTACTTCttaattatttctaaaaaagTTCTCGCTGGTGGTGCCGCTGATATCACGTCTATACACAAACCGCAAACATCATTATTTGCAGCTTGGAATTTATCGtcatttcctttcttcttctttttctcgaAAGGAATAAGTTGAGATAGTTTCTTGTAGGTAtgatttactaaatgaattattaatatctCGAATATTTATAGAGCCGTTTGacttaacttaaaaaagttatcTATGAGTTAAAGTTAGAAGTGAATTACGAGTAATAAGTATTCATGGACTTAAAAACTGATTAAGTATTTGGATGATTAAACAAATAAGCACCTGTGGTAAGAGAAAAAAGCTACATATTGGAGTTTTTTCACAAAACCCACGATAAGCCATTTGCCAAACGGTCATGCAACAGAAGCTagcttaaaaacaaaaaaacccaACTTCTTTGtcagccaaacacccacataattTTTCAAGTTCGATAGTTTCGTGAATTTCTGGTTCAGAGAGGAAAGTACAGAAAACAATCTTTCACAGCACTCACAATTTCATTATTTCAGCATCTTGCACCCTGCATTTTCCAATTCGACATCTACCTAAAGTTCTACTCCTATTTCAAAGATGTACCGTAATGTAATCAATAGTCATCCAAAACTCCACATCTTCACACTGCTATCTGCTATGCAGTGTTGATTAAATTCGACTTGTTTTATTCACACTGCAACAGTGCAACTCAGCGTTGGTATACGTACTATTCTGTTATTTAGCAATATTTATTGTTCTGATGCTGCCAAGATTCACCCACTACTTAGATTATCACAACTAGTTTATGACTCCGTGACATTGATATTAGTAAAACAAGATTCACTGTGCACCACCAGACCAGAGCTTGAGTAACTACAAATCAGACACTACCACCCAACACTTATTCCTCCAATAGCCTTTCAGGACCAGACTCTCACATGGGCCCCACTCCCAGGTGTCAcattattctttttttattattttaatatttttactactccTATGAATTTTAACGGCTATGATAGAATGTGATAATATAGGATATACTTCATTTAATCACTCCATGCAATCTATTGACAGAAACAACACATTATTCCTTGCACTCTCAATCTATCTTAATCTTGTACTGATATGCATCTGACGTCACTTTCCGGCGACATTCTCGCCTGTATTTTCCTTCATTTGTTTCTATTCCTCTGTTTTTCCGGCAATGTTGCACCAGATAAACCTACTGAGTTTGACTTTGGAACTGTCACTCTCACTAGCTTGAAGCTTCTGGGTGATGCTCATTGGACCAACGGGAGCGTGAGGCTCACTCGCGATCTCGGCGTCCCAAATTCCGGCGCCGGGAAAGTCCTGTACTGTAAACCTATTCGATTCCGGTCACAAGAAACTCACATTCCGGCGAGCTTCACTACCTATTTCACATTCTCGGTGTCTAACCTTAACCCAGATTCCATTGGTGGTGGGCTCGCGTTCGTTATCTCGCCGGACGATGACACTGTCGGAGACGCCGGAGGATATATCGGAATAATGGCCGGCGCCGGAAGTCCAAAATCAGTGATAGCAGTCGAATTCGATACGCTAATGGACGTAGAATTCAAAGATATTAACGGAAATCACGTGGGTTTGGATCTAAATTCAATAATTTCATCTCAAGTAGGTGATttagactcgattgaagttgatcTCAAGAGTGGAGACCTGGTTAACTCGTGGATCGACTACTCCGCGTCAACTCAGTTGCTCAACGTATCCGTTTCGTACTCAAATGTCAAGCCCAAAGAGCCCATTTTGTCTTATAGTATTGATCTTGATCAATATGTAAATGATTTTATGTTTGTGGGCTTCACCGGGTCAACTCAGGGGAGTACTGAAATTCACAGCATTGGATGGTGGAGCTTTAGCTCATCTTTTGACCCGAATGTGAAAAACGGGTCGTTATCTGCCTCGGTGACTGCGCCGCCTCCTCCAACGGCTACTTTGATGAATCCAACGGCTAATTCAATCCAACCCGGGCCGTCATTAGCACCCACTGAGTCTAGTAATAGTAATGTGGCACATGATTCAGACAAGAGTAACAAAAAGTGTCATAACAGGTTGTGTAAGGAAAGTGCTGGGGCTTTAGTTGGGGTTTTTACTGCTGGGGCATTTGTGTTGGCTTTGTTTGCTCTTGTTTTGATTTGGGGCTATTCGAAAAAATTCAAGCGTGTAAAAAAATCCGAGTCTTTGGCGTCGTATTATATCAAAATGCCTAAAGCGTTTAGCTATAAGCAGCTTAAGCTGGCGACTAAATGTTTTGATTCTACGCGAATTATTGGGCATGGTGCTTTTGGAGATGTTTATAAGGGCATTTTTGCGGAGTCTGGAGACGTTGTGGCGGTGAAGAGGTGTAATCATAGCGGTCAAGGAAATGAGGAGTTCTTTTCGGAATTGTCCATGTTTGGAACACTTAGGCATAGGAATCTTGTTAGGCTTCAAGGTTGGTGCCACGAGAAAGGTGAGATTTTGTTAGTTTATGATTATATGGCTAATGGGAGTCTTGACAAGGCATTGTATGAATCCAAAGCTACATTGCAATGGGCTCACAGGCGAAAGATATTGCTAGGAGTTGCGTCTGCATTAGCGTATTTGCATCAAGAATGTGAAAATCAGGTGATTCATAGGGATGTGAAGACTAGTAATATAATGCTGGATGAAGCGTTCAATGCTAAGTTAGGTGATTTTGGTTTAGCGAGGCAAACTGAGCATGATAAGTCTCCGGATGCTACTGTGGCTGCAGGAACAATGGGGTACTTAGCTCCCGAATACTTGCTAACAGGAAGAGCAAATGAGAAAACCGATGTGTTCAGTTTTGGGGCCGTGGTGCTTGAGGTTGCTACCGGGAGGAGACCTATCGACAAAGAaattaggggtcgtttggttcacgagacggtatgggtttggaatcaggaatcgggttaagctggtatgagGTTGAGGAATCATTCTTGATATCTTGTGTTTGGTTTAGTActggaatgaaaataaataatttatgtactagaatgaaaataaataattaataattactaatattactaattaatagtaaataaaaataagtatattcaaattaaaaaatatcatatttaatttatgtgttttgagaTGGTATttaactataaataaaaattattaataaaattttcatttgataCCTCATACCCGtctctcatacccacctcccccctAGGGTATCAAATTTGATTTCAGGTGGGTTTGAAGTATGGGTATCAGATTATAAAAATAGACAAtcaaacaccaggtatgggtttggaatgaacaaaacccatacctgataccagaatcagctgaaccaaacgaccccttactGGAATGGGTAAAGCCGGAACCAGCAGCAACTTAGTGGAATGGGTTTGGGGATTACATCGAGAGAGTAGGCTACTAGCTGCAGCTGATCCAAGGCTTTGCGGAGAGTTTGAAGAGAGTGAAATGAGGAAGGTTTTGTTGGTTGGATTGGCTTGTTCTCACCCTGATCCAATGGCTAGACCAACAATGAGGGGTGTGGTACAAATGCTGGTGGGGGAATCACAAGTCCCGACTGTGCCGAGATCTAGGCCTTCAATGAGTTTCAGCACTTCTCATTTGCTGCTGAATTTGCAAGACAGTGTGTCTGATTTGAATGAAATGATCACAGTGTGCACCTCTTCCTCGTCCGAATGCAGCTATAATCATGGTTCTACTAGTGGTGTTGTAAACCTGGTCTGATTAGCATTTAGTTGTTATAACTTGTATTTTTATTCATTCATTCATTCAATGTACTCTATTCTACTAAACCAAGTAAGAGTATTACTATCATGTTTGCTAGTTTGAAAGAGGACGGAAATGGTAAATGATACAATAACAATGAATTTATTCTCTTCACAAATATAAATCGTCGGCGCTTTTTTTTCTGTTGAACATGTTGCTGCAAAGTTTCAGGGACTTTATCGTGGATAAAAAGTATATTGTGCTTCACTTCATGAGCATTGAAAGTTGAACTTTGTTTGGGCTTGGGCTTGGACTTTCGgcattagcaaaaaaaaattatccttATATgtcttattttaaacttttatcaaATAAGCTGTAATTTTGATCATCAATAAAAATtttgttctaaaatataaaataatatcaaacaacatattataaaatgaataactttatttaaaatagtcgaaatacaaataataaacTAATCAAAGGAACCGATAAAATACACTAAAACAATATTCCTAAAATCAGAAGTACACAAAagaaattcataaataatatgtaataaatttactcaaaaaaataaagaaaacgaAAAACATCCTCGTATAACATATGTTCTTCATTACCGCATTATCATCTACTTCACTCCGTGTGTAGAATAAGAAAACTGATTTGGGATTTCATATCTTCTTTCTCCCTTAGATTGTAAGGTATGTTAATACATGTAGATCTTGATGATTTTGATGTCTTTATTTACGATCTGCctcaattttttgtgttttagGCATCTGATGTGATCTGTGTTTTTCTCGATTCGTTGGTGCAATGTTTTCTTTGTTGATAATGTTCTTGTTATGATTTCtggttttttatttgtttgttctGCTATTGAATTCATATATGAGCTGAATTGAGTCATATCCATATGGTGAATGTAGATTGATTTATAACTGGGACTGAATAGAGGAATTATTAGAGAAGGCTTTGATTTTTAGTAGCTGAATGCAATTTTATAGGGAGTTGTAATAGTTCTCTTTTTCTGGTTTGTATAAAGAAACATGCTTTCTTATGTCTTTGCgattttcaaatttgaatattgTTTTATCGTGTCATTGGAATTTTATATAGAAGGAATGCATGTTTGATGTTGTTTCGCGCGTTCTTTGCATTCTACACCTCTTACATCCATACTATtaaatttatagaattttttATGATGCAATTTTAAGATTCAACTTGTCATGCTTGATTGAGTCGCAAATTAAGCTCTGGTGTGATGTTTTTTGGTGATTGATATGTGATGTTATAATACGAATCATGCTGCGGTTTTGGGCATGACTTACTACTTATACAAGGTTGAGTGCCACTTATTAGTATTGGTTTGCTCTGATTTGAATTTGAAACTTTTAACCTGTTCGCGGGAAAATTAATTATGGGATAAACAGTTGTGTCTGAGAAAATATTGGGGCCAGCTTAATGCAACAGTCATTGTACATACATGATTGGCAATTGTGTAGGGTGTGAATTCAATTTTAATGgcgagcatctccaacggcatcAGCTAAAgtaatacaaaaataattattagtcAAAATTTACTAGATCTGTAAGGGGTCGTGCTCTAACGTGTTAACTACAATGAGTtgctataattcaaaaaataatattttattactataaAAAAGAGAAAGAGTATACATTTGGAGAAAATGAAGTAGGAGAGCTTATTTGCTGGCGAGGAATGATGTGGCTGATTTAGAGGACAGCCTGAGCATCAACAAATTAGCGTACCAATCttgatatttgaaaatatagGAGCGATTTACAAGTTGAAGATTATCTATAATTGTTACTGTTTTCATGCCAACTGGACATTATTGCTATCAGGAACGCTTAACTTTCACAGTTCCCCTCTTCTCGGGCTTTCCAATATGTTCATTTCttgccttctttttttttttttgctaaatcatTTCTTGCCTTCTTGATAGACTTGGAGTTTAAATGTTATTTATACATACATGAGCAGGTGAAAATCATGGATTCTGAAGCTCAAGGATTTAACCCAGGCCTGATAGTCCTTCTCGTTGTTGGCGGTCTACTCTTTGCATTCCTTGGTGGGAATTATGCACTCTACACCTATGCGCAAAAGAGCCTTCCTCCCAGGAAGAAGAAGCCTGTCTCTAAGAAGAAGCTCAAAAAGGAAAAATTGAAGCAAGGTGTCATTCCACCTGGAGAGTAGACTGCTGCGGCAGTCGCAATCTTTCCTCTTATGTTGAGGAATTGCTATCACCGTCCATTAGGTTGAGAACCTTTGTGTTGATGGTTGTCTAGACTTTTATCATCATTGTATGTGCAGAATCATGTGTAGACCGAGTTCGAGTAACATTTTTACTTGATCCTCAATAAATCTCCCTATTTGGAAAGTTTATTTGTGTGTCTTCAATATTTCATTTCTTCGCTAATATTTTCTATACTATCTGTTTATAGAGAATTTTGCTTAGGTTTGCATCTGAccttatttgttttgtttcattGTAGTAGTAAATAGTAATTAGCAATGTAAACCGCCATGGATGAGATCATGAGATGGTGCTCATTGTTATGTTTTAAGATACTCTTGGCAACACAATGAACTTGAATGGATTGAATACCTCTGGGCGTCAATTAAATAGTATACATGTTCTTTGAAGTGTTTTTCTGTACTGGCAATCTGCagatttaagttttaaaatcaACATGGATTCAAATATTTTCTGGGGAAATAAACTGTAGTCAAATTGGGGACTATTTGTCGCATATAGTTTACCAATAAagaaattatttaaacaaaagATCAGTGCACTGCCACAGATTATTTTAGACAGATCTTATTGAATAATTAGAATATCGAAATTGGTATTAGATTGTTGATCAAGAAATGAATAGAAAAGGGAATCGCTTGCTTCAAACGTTACGCAGAACAATATTTTTAAGGTTGAGTTGCTAACCAGTTTAAAATTTCCACAATGAGTGAAGAGGGCAATGGTGAAAAATACAGAGTACGTTAATCAGAGGATACTCGCACCTTGGTGGCCTAGATACTAGAGTTTTAGAAATAAAGAGGCCCCTTAGAAGCAATTATCATCACCATTTATCACACACAAAATCCCAAGTATTCAACAATCCAAAATGGCATTAATACACACACTTCAGAGCACATATAAGTGCTGGAATACAGAATGTTCAAGATGCATAGTGCAGATTCTCAAGCATTTAGGTCACCACATAATTACATATACTTAATGTTTGACTGACACACATAATGTGTCTAGGTTGGAGGGTGAGAGAAATTTAAGGATCAATACTATCATGCTTAACTACGACCCATGTTCTGTTCCCCAGGTGGTAACATAACCAACACTGGTTGAGCGTTAAAACCAGGATGAGGAAGCCTACGACGAATTTCACGACCTTCCTGACAAAGGGCACATGGATGGCAGAAAACATGGGTTGCAAAATCACATGCTGATTCACACTGCTCTCGTTGCACCTCGTCCTCAATCACACTTCCGCAACACCCACACGATCTGCTAAGTGCCTCGCAGCTACCCTGTATTAACACgaggaaaaataaatattaaaattcctTCAATCCAGTTGTGTACATATGAGTTATtacattattcaaaaatataaatccaGGTCGATTCAGAAAGACTAAAAACTTGATATGTGAGAAATAATAACTGCCAAGTGATGATCATtagttttaagaaaatattacaTGAATTCATAATATATCTCGAGAGCATATATTAATGTCCATGAATTATATAACCAAACAAAAGCCGtgtttgttattttaaatagaataaaCGTGCAAGATAATCTACGAGTAAGGATATTAAAAAGATCATTATGAAGATGGATTCCATAGGATATACATAAGAGAACAGAATGATTTCTAATCAGCTGAAATATTTACATTAATACACACAGAACACCATAATCATGTATTAGCAAGTAGATTCCAGATCTAAAATAAGATGAATTGAAGAGAGTATAACTGTGGTAGCAAAATTAGTGCATGAATAAATGTGTTGAACTCTATTCTCACATGAAACCCACTCTACGACTAAGTCACCTCATCTTGTCAGCTTCAATATCAAACAGAAGAGGGTCTAAATTGTATAGTCATAGTCACAGAGATAGAGACTTGCCTCTAGGTTGAACCTTCGGCGGATAGCTGAACGAGTAGGATACGAAAACCAGGGTGCGACACAATTGCCACCAAATAGTATCTCACCAAGCATGTATAGACAAGAATAAGGCAAACAGTGATTTGTGAAAGTTCCTGGAGATGATCCAAGCCTTTCGACATTGCTTCCATAAAGAACACATGGAGCCACACTTCCAAGAATACCTACAAAAATATTTGACCAGCAGTAAGGTAAAAACGCTCCACTACACACGAACATgattaaaagtcaataaaataaattgctAGTATAAAAAACTTAtagtaatcatatatatataatcgcaAAACATTTGAGAATAAAAGAATATAATCACAAAATTGTCAGAGAGCTAAAGGGACAACAAATATTAATTAACTGAAGATATTAGTTTGTTTGTTCATATGCACATGCCCTAATAAAGAAAGTAAACTAGTTAATACTCAAGAACCAGGGTAAAACTCTAGTACGAATTTTCCCTAATGGCTTGTTTCGGGACTTGCATTTCATTTGAAAATCCTGAATttgatcaaatgacatgtttggatacaTGAAAgagttgaatttgaattttatttaaaatccggGTAATTTAAATACAAGTATAAAGCTGAGAATTCGAAATGACAcctcaaatcatgtcatttgaaatccaaaatttaaCATGAAATATATGTTACCAAAAGCAACGTAAAAGAAATTGCGTACATGCAGCATCAAATGAAATTAACTTTCACTTTACAACTAACTTTCAAGtattatatccataatcaaaaCATATGCTACTGCAACAGGCTCTGTTTGGTTAAGAGATATCAAATGGGGAtcgatcaaaataaaaaattatgaagaaaACTGATGTAGAAGAGAAGAAAGagaaaagaggaaaaaaaaattatgcaaatTTCTGATGTAACAATCTGTAAACAATTTAAACTGGAGGTTGACCTCTAGCTGAATTTGCAATGAGTAAAATGAAAGAAGTAGCGAGATTCACACAAACACCAACAAAATTGTAAAAATTACAAATCACGGTTCAGCAAGCTTAACCTAAGCTGCATACCTCTTTTCTAACCAGGGTAGAACTGAAAAGGCTGGGATGTGCTTAAAATCATGGGTTTTCAGTATAAAAGTAAACAAATCgatcaaatcaatcaaaaagGGCAAAATACAGCAATT of the Daucus carota subsp. sativus chromosome 4, DH1 v3.0, whole genome shotgun sequence genome contains:
- the LOC108216480 gene encoding L-type lectin-domain containing receptor kinase VIII.1, which produces MHLTSLSGDILACIFLHLFLFLCFSGNVAPDKPTEFDFGTVTLTSLKLLGDAHWTNGSVRLTRDLGVPNSGAGKVLYCKPIRFRSQETHIPASFTTYFTFSVSNLNPDSIGGGLAFVISPDDDTVGDAGGYIGIMAGAGSPKSVIAVEFDTLMDVEFKDINGNHVGLDLNSIISSQVGDLDSIEVDLKSGDLVNSWIDYSASTQLLNVSVSYSNVKPKEPILSYSIDLDQYVNDFMFVGFTGSTQGSTEIHSIGWWSFSSSFDPNVKNGSLSASVTAPPPPTATLMNPTANSIQPGPSLAPTESSNSNVAHDSDKSNKKCHNRLCKESAGALVGVFTAGAFVLALFALVLIWGYSKKFKRVKKSESLASYYIKMPKAFSYKQLKLATKCFDSTRIIGHGAFGDVYKGIFAESGDVVAVKRCNHSGQGNEEFFSELSMFGTLRHRNLVRLQGWCHEKGEILLVYDYMANGSLDKALYESKATLQWAHRRKILLGVASALAYLHQECENQVIHRDVKTSNIMLDEAFNAKLGDFGLARQTEHDKSPDATVAAGTMGYLAPEYLLTGRANEKTDVFSFGAVVLEVATGRRPIERPLTGMGKAGTSSNLVEWVWGLHRESRLLAAADPRLCGEFEESEMRKVLLVGLACSHPDPMARPTMRGVVQMLVGESQVPTVPRSRPSMSFSTSHLLLNLQDSVSDLNEMITVCTSSSSECSYNHGSTSGVVNLV
- the LOC108215954 gene encoding cell number regulator 8 encodes the protein MANHEESKSLLSNDAELKDEKKSTKLNSNAGESPAAIGHATYGWTVNGLPALGQGSVVGEPIDRAHWDSSLCACLGRNDHFCSSDLEVCILGSVAPCVLYGSNVERLGSSPGTFTNHCLPYSCLYMLGEILFGGNCVAPWFSYPTRSAIRRRFNLEGSCEALSRSCGCCGSVIEDEVQREQCESACDFATHVFCHPCALCQEGREIRRRLPHPGFNAQPVLVMLPPGEQNMGRS